From one Accipiter gentilis chromosome 3, bAccGen1.1, whole genome shotgun sequence genomic stretch:
- the RWDD4 gene encoding RWD domain-containing protein 4 isoform X1 yields the protein MAANEDQEMELEALRSIYEGDLCFRELSPVSFQYRIGESGDPKAFLIEVSWPETYPQTAPVISMDAFFNNTISSAIKQSILDKLMVEVEANLGTAMTYTLFEYAKDNKELLMENQPVNTVTSVSNSIAIGTPDVPASKKKDKKEQLSKTQKRKLADKTDNKGELPRGWNWVDVIKHVSIFKLSFFKIKKICKK from the exons ATGGCGGCCAACGAGGACCAGGAG ATGGAGCTGGAAGCGCTGCGCTCTATCTACGAGGGAGATCTGTGCTTCAGGGAGCTTAGCCCGGTTTCCTTCCAGTACAGG aTAGGTGAAAGTGGAGATCCCAAAGCCTTTCTAATAGAAGTTTCTTGGCCAGAAACATATCCACAAACAGCACCAGTCATCTCAATGGATGCTTTCTTCAACAACACAAT atCTTCAGCTATTAAACAAAGTATATTGGATAAGTTAATGGTAGAAGTTGAAGCGAATCTTGGAACTGCTATGACATATACACTTTTTGAATATGCCAAAGATAATAAAGAGTTATTAATGGAAAATCAGCCTGTTAACACTGTG ACTTCAGTAAGCAATAGTATTGCAATTGGAACTCCTGATGTGCCAGCAagtaagaaaaaagataaaaaggagcAGTTATCCAAAACTCAGAAACGAAAACTAGCTGATAAAACAG ATAACAAAGGGGAGCTTCCGCGAGGATGGAACTGGGTGGACGTAATTAAG CATGTAAGTATTTTCaagttatctttttttaaaattaaaaagatttgcAAGAAATAG
- the RWDD4 gene encoding RWD domain-containing protein 4 isoform X2 gives MAANEDQEIGESGDPKAFLIEVSWPETYPQTAPVISMDAFFNNTISSAIKQSILDKLMVEVEANLGTAMTYTLFEYAKDNKELLMENQPVNTVTSVSNSIAIGTPDVPASKKKDKKEQLSKTQKRKLADKTDNKGELPRGWNWVDVIKHVSIFKLSFFKIKKICKK, from the exons ATGGCGGCCAACGAGGACCAGGAG aTAGGTGAAAGTGGAGATCCCAAAGCCTTTCTAATAGAAGTTTCTTGGCCAGAAACATATCCACAAACAGCACCAGTCATCTCAATGGATGCTTTCTTCAACAACACAAT atCTTCAGCTATTAAACAAAGTATATTGGATAAGTTAATGGTAGAAGTTGAAGCGAATCTTGGAACTGCTATGACATATACACTTTTTGAATATGCCAAAGATAATAAAGAGTTATTAATGGAAAATCAGCCTGTTAACACTGTG ACTTCAGTAAGCAATAGTATTGCAATTGGAACTCCTGATGTGCCAGCAagtaagaaaaaagataaaaaggagcAGTTATCCAAAACTCAGAAACGAAAACTAGCTGATAAAACAG ATAACAAAGGGGAGCTTCCGCGAGGATGGAACTGGGTGGACGTAATTAAG CATGTAAGTATTTTCaagttatctttttttaaaattaaaaagatttgcAAGAAATAG